A genomic window from Salvia miltiorrhiza cultivar Shanhuang (shh) chromosome 5, IMPLAD_Smil_shh, whole genome shotgun sequence includes:
- the LOC130985960 gene encoding probable galacturonosyltransferase 4 isoform X1 codes for MKIKLRKSVIFLLSVTVLAPIVLYTNTLGAYLASSSSRNEFVEDVSTFTFAGEVRPLNVLPQESSAALKEPLGVVYSENLADSGSKGSSVSSGENAHITRQLAEAEDGISSLSNLSSGQNTIRQVIDQVHEVALEKKEENSREAELIGKVNEVEQNKAKTEIGSRRSKARSERPSERIAVVKDNSREARTEKQNEQIIMPDARIRQLKDQLIRAKLYLSLSVTRTNPHFVRDLRLRMKEVLKVLGDATKDSELPKNALERLNAMEQTLLRGKQLEDDCAGSVKKLRAMLHSAEEQLRVHKKQNLFLTHLTAKTVPKGLHCLPLRLSTEYFMLNTSQQQFQNEEKLEDPQLYHYALFSDNVLAAAVVVNSTITHTKDPSKHVFHIVTDRLNFAAMRMWFLANPPGKATIQVQNIEEFTWLNSSYSPVLRQLGSPTMIDYYFKNRHGESDSNIKFRNPKYLSMMNHLRFYLPEIFPKLDKVLFLDDDIVVQRDLTGLWSLNLRGKVIGVVETCGESFHRFDRYLNFSNPLISKTFSPRACGWAFGMNIFDLNEWKKQNITEVYHKWQNLNHDRLLWKLGTLPPGLITFWNRTFALEKSWHVLGLGYNPNVGQRDIERAAVIHYNGNLKPWLEIGIPKFRNYWAKFVDYDQAYLRECNITP; via the exons ATGAAGATAAAGCTGCGGAAGTCTGTGATTTTTTTGCTGTCGGTGACCGTTCTCGCCCCAATTGTTCTATACACTAACACTCTTGGAGCGTATCTCGCTTCCTCTTCTT CCAGgaatgaatttgtggaagatgTTTCAACCTTT ACATTCGCTGGTGAAGTCAGACCATTAAATGTGCTACCTCAG GAGTCGTCTGCTGCGTTGAAAGAACCTCTGGGTGTAGTTTATTCAGAAAATTTAGCCGATTCTGGTTCCAAAGGCTCTAGTGTTTCATCCGGAGAAAATGCTCATATCACTAGACAACTCGCCGAAG CAGAGGATGGAATTTCAAGTTTATCCAACTTGAGCAGTGGTCAGAATACCATAAGGCAGGTGATTGATCAGGTGCATGAGGTTGCGCtggagaagaaggaagaaaacTCAAGGGAGGCTGAATTGATTGGGAAAGTAAATGAGGTTGAACAAAATAAAGCGAAGACAGAAATTGGTTCCCGGCGTTCCAAGGCCAGATCAGAAAGGCCATCGGAAAGAATA GCGGTTGTCAAAGATAATTCTAGAGAGGCTAGAACTGAAAAACAGAATGAACAGATAATAATGCCAGATGCTCGTATACGCCAGCTGAAGGATCAACTCATTCGAGCAAAACTTTATCTTTCCCTCTCTGTGACTCGTACCAATCCTCACTTTGTAAGGGACCTGCGCTTGCGTATGAAAGAGGTTCTGAAAGTACTTGGAGATGCCACCAAGGATTCGGAGCTGCCAAAAAA TGCTTTAGAAAGGTTGAACGCAATGGAGCAAACACTTTTGAGAGGCAAACAATTAGAAGATGATTGTGCTGGCTCAGTAAAGAAACTTCGTGCCATGCTACATTCTGCTGAGGAGCAGCTTCGAGTCCATAAGAAACAAAACTTGTTTTTGACGCATTTAACTGCCAAGACAGTGCCTAAAGGGCTTCATTGTCTTCCTCTGCGTCTTTCAACAGAGTATTTTATGCTGAACACATCCCAACAGCAATTCCAGAACGAAGAAAAACTTGAAGATCCCCAGCTATACCACTATGCCTTGTTTTCAGATAATGTATTGGCAGCAGCAGTGGTTGTGAACTCAACGATAACCCACACAAAG GATCCGTCGAAACATGTCTTCCATATTGTGACTGATAGGCTCAATTTTGCTGCGATGAGAATGTGGTTTTTGGCAAATCCTCCTGGCAAAGCAACCATTCAGGTCCAGAATATTGAGGAGTTCACATGGTTGAATTCAAGTTACAGTCCAGTTCTTAGGCAGCTGGGTTCTCCCACCATGATTGATTATTACTTCAAGAATCGCCACGGTGAATCTGATTCTAACATTAAATTTAGAAATCCAAAGTACCTATCGATGATGAATCATCTTCGCTTTTACCTTCCGGAGATCTTCCCAAAGCTGGACAAGGTTTTATTCTTAGATGATGATATTGTGGTGCAGAGAGATCTTACTGGTCTATGGTCTCTTAATCTAAGGGGCAAAGTCATTGGTGTGGTTGAGACATGTGGAGAGAGCTTCCACCGGTTTGATCGTTACCTCAATTTTTCAAACCCACTTATTTCAAAAACATTTAGTCCTCGTGCTTGTGGTTGGGCATTTGGAATGAATATCTTCGATCTGAACGAATGGAAGAAGCAAAATATTACAGAAGTATATCACAAATGGCAGAACCTG AATCATGACAGGCTGCTTTGGAAGCTGGGGACTTTGCCACCTGGTTTGATAACCTTCTGGAATCGCACTTTTGCTCTGGAGAAATCTTGGCATGTTCTGGGACTTGGTTATAACCCAAATGTAGGGCAGAGGGATATCGAGCGGGCAGCAGTTATACATTATAATGGCAACCTAAAGCCGTGGCTTGAGATAGGCATACCAAAGTTCCGAAACTATTGGGCGAAATTCGTGGACTATGATCAAGCATATTTGCGGGAGTGCAATATCACTCCTTAA
- the LOC130985960 gene encoding probable galacturonosyltransferase 4 isoform X2, producing the protein MKIKLRKSVIFLLSVTVLAPIVLYTNTLGAYLASSSSRNEFVEDVSTFTFAGEVRPLNVLPQESSAALKEPLGVVYSENLADSGSKGSSVSSGENAHITRQLAEEDGISSLSNLSSGQNTIRQVIDQVHEVALEKKEENSREAELIGKVNEVEQNKAKTEIGSRRSKARSERPSERIAVVKDNSREARTEKQNEQIIMPDARIRQLKDQLIRAKLYLSLSVTRTNPHFVRDLRLRMKEVLKVLGDATKDSELPKNALERLNAMEQTLLRGKQLEDDCAGSVKKLRAMLHSAEEQLRVHKKQNLFLTHLTAKTVPKGLHCLPLRLSTEYFMLNTSQQQFQNEEKLEDPQLYHYALFSDNVLAAAVVVNSTITHTKDPSKHVFHIVTDRLNFAAMRMWFLANPPGKATIQVQNIEEFTWLNSSYSPVLRQLGSPTMIDYYFKNRHGESDSNIKFRNPKYLSMMNHLRFYLPEIFPKLDKVLFLDDDIVVQRDLTGLWSLNLRGKVIGVVETCGESFHRFDRYLNFSNPLISKTFSPRACGWAFGMNIFDLNEWKKQNITEVYHKWQNLNHDRLLWKLGTLPPGLITFWNRTFALEKSWHVLGLGYNPNVGQRDIERAAVIHYNGNLKPWLEIGIPKFRNYWAKFVDYDQAYLRECNITP; encoded by the exons ATGAAGATAAAGCTGCGGAAGTCTGTGATTTTTTTGCTGTCGGTGACCGTTCTCGCCCCAATTGTTCTATACACTAACACTCTTGGAGCGTATCTCGCTTCCTCTTCTT CCAGgaatgaatttgtggaagatgTTTCAACCTTT ACATTCGCTGGTGAAGTCAGACCATTAAATGTGCTACCTCAG GAGTCGTCTGCTGCGTTGAAAGAACCTCTGGGTGTAGTTTATTCAGAAAATTTAGCCGATTCTGGTTCCAAAGGCTCTAGTGTTTCATCCGGAGAAAATGCTCATATCACTAGACAACTCGCCGAAG AGGATGGAATTTCAAGTTTATCCAACTTGAGCAGTGGTCAGAATACCATAAGGCAGGTGATTGATCAGGTGCATGAGGTTGCGCtggagaagaaggaagaaaacTCAAGGGAGGCTGAATTGATTGGGAAAGTAAATGAGGTTGAACAAAATAAAGCGAAGACAGAAATTGGTTCCCGGCGTTCCAAGGCCAGATCAGAAAGGCCATCGGAAAGAATA GCGGTTGTCAAAGATAATTCTAGAGAGGCTAGAACTGAAAAACAGAATGAACAGATAATAATGCCAGATGCTCGTATACGCCAGCTGAAGGATCAACTCATTCGAGCAAAACTTTATCTTTCCCTCTCTGTGACTCGTACCAATCCTCACTTTGTAAGGGACCTGCGCTTGCGTATGAAAGAGGTTCTGAAAGTACTTGGAGATGCCACCAAGGATTCGGAGCTGCCAAAAAA TGCTTTAGAAAGGTTGAACGCAATGGAGCAAACACTTTTGAGAGGCAAACAATTAGAAGATGATTGTGCTGGCTCAGTAAAGAAACTTCGTGCCATGCTACATTCTGCTGAGGAGCAGCTTCGAGTCCATAAGAAACAAAACTTGTTTTTGACGCATTTAACTGCCAAGACAGTGCCTAAAGGGCTTCATTGTCTTCCTCTGCGTCTTTCAACAGAGTATTTTATGCTGAACACATCCCAACAGCAATTCCAGAACGAAGAAAAACTTGAAGATCCCCAGCTATACCACTATGCCTTGTTTTCAGATAATGTATTGGCAGCAGCAGTGGTTGTGAACTCAACGATAACCCACACAAAG GATCCGTCGAAACATGTCTTCCATATTGTGACTGATAGGCTCAATTTTGCTGCGATGAGAATGTGGTTTTTGGCAAATCCTCCTGGCAAAGCAACCATTCAGGTCCAGAATATTGAGGAGTTCACATGGTTGAATTCAAGTTACAGTCCAGTTCTTAGGCAGCTGGGTTCTCCCACCATGATTGATTATTACTTCAAGAATCGCCACGGTGAATCTGATTCTAACATTAAATTTAGAAATCCAAAGTACCTATCGATGATGAATCATCTTCGCTTTTACCTTCCGGAGATCTTCCCAAAGCTGGACAAGGTTTTATTCTTAGATGATGATATTGTGGTGCAGAGAGATCTTACTGGTCTATGGTCTCTTAATCTAAGGGGCAAAGTCATTGGTGTGGTTGAGACATGTGGAGAGAGCTTCCACCGGTTTGATCGTTACCTCAATTTTTCAAACCCACTTATTTCAAAAACATTTAGTCCTCGTGCTTGTGGTTGGGCATTTGGAATGAATATCTTCGATCTGAACGAATGGAAGAAGCAAAATATTACAGAAGTATATCACAAATGGCAGAACCTG AATCATGACAGGCTGCTTTGGAAGCTGGGGACTTTGCCACCTGGTTTGATAACCTTCTGGAATCGCACTTTTGCTCTGGAGAAATCTTGGCATGTTCTGGGACTTGGTTATAACCCAAATGTAGGGCAGAGGGATATCGAGCGGGCAGCAGTTATACATTATAATGGCAACCTAAAGCCGTGGCTTGAGATAGGCATACCAAAGTTCCGAAACTATTGGGCGAAATTCGTGGACTATGATCAAGCATATTTGCGGGAGTGCAATATCACTCCTTAA